The region GAGATGGATACTGCTCATTCAGAGATGGTGAGATTTTATTATTAAATGTTCACATTTCACCACACACTAATGTAGGTTCTTTTTTTAATCATGATCCATTAAGAAATAGAAAGTTGCTTCTACATAAAAAAGAAATCATAAAACTGAAATTCAATACTGAAAAAAAAGGAATGACTATTATTCCACTATCTCTTTATCTAAAAGGCTCATGGATAAAAGTAACTATAGGAGTCGGCAAAGGAAAAAAATTACACGACAAAAGACAATACGAAAAGGAAAGGAGTATAAATAAGGAAATCAATTCTGCACTAAAAAGGTAAAAATATCACTCAGATTTATTCAACTATGAATCTAAACTTACTGAACTTGGAGGAGGAGAAGGGTCTGGATCTGCAATTAACATATGCTGTAACACTGTTTCAGGTCTCTCACTGTCTCTCCAGCGAATTTTATAAGCAGGCATTTTTGTACCTCTACTGGTAGTTTGTTCTACTGGTTCAATAACCCATCCTCTCCTTGATCGGCCTTGAGGATTTCTTTTAACTATTGCATCCGCGCGTTTAAAACGGAAACCAACACGTTCACCACTCATTTAAAAATTTCGTATTGGATCAATTCTCCTATTTTACTTCATTCAAGGGTAATTTTTCATTTTTATTTGAATTTTTTTCTGGTTTTAATAACGGGAAAGGTATTACATCTCTAATTGACGGGCTATTAGTAATTAACATAATAAGTCTGTCAATTCCTATGCCTAATCCTCCTGTAGGAGGCATTCCAATTTCTAAAGCATTCAAAAAATCTTCATCTATACAATGAGCTTCCAAATCTCCTTCATCTCTAAGAGATTGCTGTAATTGCATTCTTTCTCTTTGATCTACTGGATCTATCAATTCGCTAAAAGCATTTGCGAGCTCCCGACCAACAATAAATAATTCAAATCTCTGAACCATTTCTTTGTTATCTTGATGAGCCCTAGCTAGGGGAGAAATTTCAACAGGATAATCGAAAACAAAAGTGGGTTCTATAAGCTCTGACTCTACTTTTTGCTCAAATACCTCATTAAGAAGTCTTCCCATAGTATTAACTTTAGTTGGAAATTCAACATTTATCCTTTTAAAAGCTTTTTTTGCAGCTTCAAAGTCTCCACTGAAAGAATCAAAATCAATCCCTGTATATTTCTTGACTATTTCTTTCATAGATACTCTTGACCAAGGTTTAGAAAAATCAATTTCTCTATTTTGATAATTTATAACTAAAGATCCACATGCATCAACTACGATGTCTTTTATAAGTTCTTCTGTGAGGTCCATCATATCAACATAATTTGAAAAAGCTTGATAAATTTCAACTGAAGTAAATTCTGGATTATGTTTTGTACTTATTCCCTCATTACGGAAGATTCTTCCTAATTCATACACTTTCTCAAATCCTCCAACAACCATCCGTTTCAAATGTAATTCTGTTGCTATTCTTAGATACAGCGGGATATCTAAAGTATTATGGTGAGTAATAAATGGTCGCGCTTCAGCTCCACCTGCTTCAGATTGCAGAATTGGAGTCTCTATCTCTAAAAAATTTCTTTTATCTAACCATTTTCTTATAAAGCTTATACATTTTGCTCTTGTTTTAAATACATTTTTAGAGAGAGGATTGACTATTAAATCTAGATAACGTTGTCTATATCTTTTTTCAATATCAGTTAATCCATGCCATTTATCAGGTAAAGGCTGTAATGATTTGGATAGCATTTCCCATTTTTCTACTTTAATTGAAAGCTCACCCTTATTAGTTTTTTTAATAGTTCCACATACACCTATCCAATCACCAATATCTACTAATTCCTTAATATCATCGAAAGAAAGTAATTTTTGGTTTTCAAAATTTATAATTCTTTTATCCAAATAAAGCTGAATCTGACCTTCTTGATCACTTATTGTAAAAAAGGCAATTTTACCCATTACCCTTTTTGCCATCACTCTACCAGCTACTTTGACACTAAAATCTTGCTCTTGACCATTTTCTAGATAATCAAATTTTTGAAAAAGAAATTTGGTAGTATGAGTGACTTTAAAACTTTCTGCGTAAGAATCAAATCCTTTACTAACTAGTTTATTAGCTTTTTGTAAGCGGGCTTCTCTTATTTCAGACAAAATTTATCTCAATATGATTGCTTTATTTAATTAAATTATCAGAATAAGGTTCAACTTGCCAAAGATGTTGCTGTTTCACCAACTCTCTGAGATGCATAACCGATACCACGAACAGTTAGTATTAATTCAGGATTTCTTGGATCTGGCTCTAATTTACCTCTTAATCTCGCTACATAAACATCTACCACTCTTAAATCTGCAGCTCTCCTTGGGGGATAACCCCAAAGCTGCTCTAAAATCTCGGCTCGTGGAACAACTTTCCCAGGTTCATCGAATAATAATTCCAAAAGGCTAAATTCAGTATAAGTTAAACTAATTCTTTCACCTGCTCTAGAAACTTGCCTTCGATTAGTATCAACAACTAAACTTCCAAATTTCATAACACCTTTACCAGATGGAACCTCTTTAGTTTCAGTAACTGATACAGTTGGACCCATTCTTCTTAAAATAGTAGCTATCCTAGCTTCTAACTCTTTTGGGCTAAATGGTTTAGATAAGTAATCATCAGCCCCTAAATCTAAACCTGCAACTCTTTCTGAAATCGCCTCTAGAGCAGTCAAAAATATTATCGGAACCACAGATTCAGCTCTTATTCTTCTACAAACTGCGAATCCATCCATTTTTGGAAGCATTACATCTAGAACTATCAAGTCTGGAGAATCTCTGTGAAAAGATTCAAGGGCTTCTTCTCCGTTAGTGGCTGAATAAACTTGGTAGCCTGCAAGTTGAAGTCTTGTAACTAATACCTTCAAAACCGCTGGCTCATCATCAACAACTAAAATTCTTGCTTTTGACATAGTTAAATAAGATTTCCAGATATTTCAAAGCAAAGAATTATTGCAATGAATATTTATTCTAACAATTAAAAATATAACATTACGAACCCTCAATGAGATATTCCATAGGTTTAAAAATTTTAAAATAATTTTAAGGATATGAATTTATTAGCAAATTTTTAATTTTTTTGAGAAATTCATTATCATACTTTTCTCACTGAAGATTTAAAGATTCTCAAAAGTTGGGTACATATTAGAGGAGCAAAAAAACCTGTCAGAAAAATTTCAGCTAATATATTTTGAACACCAGGGATAAAAAGTAAGAAAGAACTATCTGAAAAATTTTTAAATAAAATTTGCAAAAAATGTAGAGTTCCGCATAAAAAGCTTCCAAAAGAACAAACCAATCCATACCTAAAATGTCCGACTAAAAAATGCCTATGAAATTTAATTCTCCCAAACAGAAATCCGCATATAACTAAGCCTGGTATTTGAGTGACACTACTATCCAAAGTTAAAGAATCTAAAATTAAACCTAAAAACAAACCACATATAAGTCCATTAATTGATCCATTAATCATTGACCAAGGCAACAACCAAAACAAAGGCCAATATGGCTGAACACCCAAAAACCCGAGCCAATTTGGGTGCCATAAAAAAATAATTGGAATAATAATTAAAAAAAATATAGGCAATCTTTTTAAGAAAAATTTATTCATTAAATTTTTACTTTTAAAATTTGCACCCAATCAATTGCGTAAGGGTTTGCTAAAAGTGATATCTTTGCTGTTTTTTTTGCTTTAGATGGCTTATCTACAGATTGAATAATACCAATTGGGATATTTGGTGGTAATAAAGTGCTTGCTGGAGAAGATGATACAAAATCTCCAACTTTTATATCAGCATTTTTTGTATATAGTATCAAGCTGGGGTAATCATCTCCGACTCCAACTAATAAACCATTTATTTGAATTCTGTCCAACCACACGCCAACTTTACTTTCTGGTGAGGTTAACAATATTACTGATGCAGTAAATAAAGAAGTGTTATTTACTCTTCCCAATAATCCACCTGGACCAATAACAATACTACCAATTTCAACTCCGTCTTTTGAGCCTTTATTCAATATAATTTGTCTCCACCAACTTCCTGTTTTTCTAGAAATAACTGCAGCTGAAATAATATCATCAATGGATGTATCTTGAAGAGATAAAATTTCACGCAATCTTTTATTATCCTTTTTTAGGAGATTTAAGTTTATTAATAATTCTTGGTTGGTACTTTTAATAATAACTTCTTTTTGGAATTTACCAGGCCAAAAAGGCTTTGAAATAAAATAATAAATATCCTTATAAACAGATCCTTTTGATATTCTTATAAACAATAACAATAAAAAGGTTCCAAAGAATATCCAATTTTTCTTTTTGTGCCACCAACGACTATTAGAAATTCGTCGGATATCGAACATAGTATTAATCTCTTATCGCGTTCCTTATAAAGTCTGGAGTATCAACCACTCTTTTAAGTTTTTTAAAATCATCCAAAACCTCTCCACAACCATTAACCACACAAAGAAGTGGGTTTTCTGCTATGTGAGTAAAAATTCCCGTTTCATCACTCAATAAATCATTAATACCTCTTACTAAAGCTCCACCTCCTGCAAGCATAATTCCCCTATCAACAATATCTGCAGCAAGTTCAGGAGGGGTTCGCTCTAAAGTTCTTTTAACAGCTTCAACTATTTTACTAAGTGTTTCAGCCATAGCTTCTCTTATTTCCCCAGATGTCAAAGTTACTGACCTAGGTAAACCTGACAATAAATGTAGACCTCTCACCTCATAAGTAGTTTTATCAAAATCATCATCTGGGAATGCAGATCCAATTTTGATCTTAATGTCTTCTGCTGTTCTTTCTCCAACAACTAAATTGTGTACTTTTTTAAGATATAGAGCAATTGATTCATTGATTTCGTCACCAGCTATTCGAACAGATTCACTTAATACAGTTCCGCCTAAACTTAATACTGCAACCTCAGTAGTGCCACCACCAATATCAACAATCATAGTTCCAATTGGCTCAGTGACTGGTAATGATGCTCCTATTGCAGCTGCAACGGGTTCATCAATCAAGTGTACTTCTCTAGCTCCTGCTAATCCAGCTTCTCTTACAGCTCTTCTCTCAACACTGGTCACTCCACTTGGAATACCAATAACTATTCTTGGGGCTACTATACCTTTACCCTCATTACATTTTTGAATAAATGTCTTTATCATTTGTTCTGCCGCATCAAAATCTGCTATGACCCCATCTCGTAGTGGTCTTACAGCTCTTATATTGCCAGGTGTTCTTCCTAGCATTAACTTTGCTTCTTTACCAACAGCCAATGGAATCCCTTCTTCTAAATCCATTGCTACTACTGAAGGCTCTTGTAAAACAACTCCCTTACCTGATACGTGTATAAGAGTATTGGCCGTTCCTAAATCTATGCCAATGTCTCTAGAAAATTTAAATCTGTTAAAAATCACAATAAGAATTCTTTTTTCTAAATAATATATCTATTTTTTGTTAAGCTCTCACAATTATCTTGTTTAGTTATGAATAGCACGCAAAACTTTAAGCAAAAACTAAAAAAATGAGTAGTATTAAAAAAAAATAATTATGGAAATTAACACTATTAATCTAGTTGGCAGAGCTGGAAGAGAACCAGACGTAAGATATTTTGAATCTGGTACAATCGTAGCAAATTTCACTATTGCAGTTAACAGAAGAAGTCGAGATGAGGAGCCAGACTGGTTTAATTTAGAAATATGGGGCAAACAAGCTCAAATAGCAGCAGATTATGTTAAAAAAGGATCTTTAATTGGCATTACAGGAAGTTTTAAAATTGACAGTTGGAAAGATAAAAATACTGGGGAAGATAGATACAAACCTGTAGTTAGAGTTGATAGATTGAACTTACTAGGCTCTCGAAAAGATTCTGAAAATAACCAATATACAAGTAGCAGTAATTCTAGTGAAATTCCTTTTTAGGCTTTATTTCTCTTAATAATTCTAATAAGTAACTTTATGAAAAAATATAAAAAAATTAAAACTAATATTGGCTTAACCACATATTTAATTTGATCCAAATAAGTTTCAATAACTGGATAATTTTCACCAAATAAATAACCGGCATAAGTTAGAATTACAACCCATATTAGGCTACCGAATGTAGTCCAAATCAAAAATTTTCTTAATGGCATAAGTTCTATTCCAGCAGGAACAGAAATTAAAGTTCTTATGCCTGGCACTAATCGACCCCAAAAAACTAAAGAGACCCCGTATTTTTCAAACCACCTTTTACTTTTAGCCAAATCATTCGAGGAAATTCCTAAATATTTCCCCTTTTTATCTAAAAAATTTGAAAGTTTTTTTTCATTTACTAATCTGCCTAAGTAATACCAAGGTAAAGATCCCAAGAGCGTTCCAAATAAGCCCCAGAAAACTAAAATAAAAAAATTTAATTTTTGTTGATAAACGAAAAACCCTCCTAATGGCATTATTATTTCCGACGGAATTGGGGGTATTACATTTTCTAAAAACATAGCCAAACAAATAGTAAGGTATGCAATTGTTGCATTTTTTTCGACAGCCAAACTTATAAAGTCAGGAATTGAAGTGAGAAAATTTTCCGGGATTAGATTCAAACTTAATATCTATACAATTCTGGTTTATAAGGTCCATCAACTGAAACGTTAATATAATCAGCCTGTTTTTTAGTTAACTTTGTTAGTTTTGCACCAATTTTATCTAAATGTAATCTAGCTACCATTTCATCTAAATGTTTTGGTAAAACATAGACCTCCTTAGCATATTGATCTGACTTATTGAAAAGTTCAATTTGAGCTAATACTTGATTAGTGAAAGAATTACTCATAACAAAACTTGGATGACCAGTAGCACAACCCAAGTTAACTAATCTACCTTCGGCTAAAAGAATAATTTTGTTTCCGCTCGGTAAAGTTATGTGATCAACCTGCGGCTTAATATTTTCCCAAGAATATTTTTTTAATGAAGCTACATCGATTTCATTATCAAAATGGCCGATATTACAAACTATGGCTTCGTCCTTCATCTTGACAAGATTTTCATGGGTAATTACCTGATAATTACCAGTGGCAGTAACAAATATGTCTATATCTTCGACAACATCATCTAACCTAACTACGCTATAACCTTCCATTGCCGCTTGTAGCGCGCAAATTGGATCAACTTCAGCAACTTTTACAATGGCACCAAGTCCTCTTAATGACTGAGCTGAGCCTTTACCTACATCACCAAATCCCATTACTAACGCAACTTTGCCCGCAATCATTACATCAGTCGCTCGCTTAATGCTATCAACTAAAGATTCCCGACAGCCATATAAATTGTCAAATTTGCTTTTTGTTACTGAATCATTAACATTTATAGCTGGAAATGGTAAAGCGTTTTGCTTTTGAAGTTGATAAAGTCTAGCAACACCAGTAGTAGTTTCTTCAGTAACACCAATAATTTTACTTTTGATTCTGGAATAGAAGCTGCCATCAATTTGCAACTTAGACTTAATAGAATTGAATAAAGCAATTTCTTCTTCATTATTAGGATTATCTAAAACAGACAAATCTTTTTCTGCTTTACTACCAAGTATCAATAGGCCTGTTGCATCACCTCCATCATCAAGAATCATATTTGGAGAATCTGAACCCCAATCAAGTATGTAGTGGGTGTACTGCCAATATTCATCAAGAGTCTCACCTTTCTTTGCATATACCGGAATCCCTTGATCAGCAATAGCTGCAGCCGCATGATCTTGGGTTGAAAAAATATTGCATGAAGCCCATTTAACTTGTGCGCCAAGATCAACAAGAGTTTCTATTAGTACAGCTGTCTGAATTGTCATATGTAAACTTCCAGCTATTTTTGCACCTTTGAGTGGCTTTTCGTTCTTGTATTTATCTCTGAGTGCCATTAATCCTGGCATCTCTGTTTCAGCGATTTTAATTTCTTTACGTCCAAAATTTGATAATGAAATATCAGAGATTACGAAACTAGGAACCGTTGTTTTAATTGAATTTGCGATAACCATATCTTGTAAATACCTTTTCTACTAAACTATATATGATTTTTGGGTAATTTTGTGTTTGTTGAGAACTTAAAAGAGACTTTAAATTTAGGGGAAAAACTCTCACAAAAATTAAATCCACAATCAATTGTTTTATTAAAGGGTCCAATTGGAGCAGGCAAAACTTCATTTGTACAAGGTATTGCCAGAGGTTTATCTATCTC is a window of Prochlorococcus marinus XMU1419 DNA encoding:
- the smpB gene encoding SsrA-binding protein SmpB, producing MAKNSKKVQKNTEKGNNFKRLADNRYAKFQYTINETIEAGIELLGTEVKSIRNGKANLRDGYCSFRDGEILLLNVHISPHTNVGSFFNHDPLRNRKLLLHKKEIIKLKFNTEKKGMTIIPLSLYLKGSWIKVTIGVGKGKKLHDKRQYEKERSINKEINSALKR
- the lysS gene encoding lysine--tRNA ligase, yielding MSEIREARLQKANKLVSKGFDSYAESFKVTHTTKFLFQKFDYLENGQEQDFSVKVAGRVMAKRVMGKIAFFTISDQEGQIQLYLDKRIINFENQKLLSFDDIKELVDIGDWIGVCGTIKKTNKGELSIKVEKWEMLSKSLQPLPDKWHGLTDIEKRYRQRYLDLIVNPLSKNVFKTRAKCISFIRKWLDKRNFLEIETPILQSEAGGAEARPFITHHNTLDIPLYLRIATELHLKRMVVGGFEKVYELGRIFRNEGISTKHNPEFTSVEIYQAFSNYVDMMDLTEELIKDIVVDACGSLVINYQNREIDFSKPWSRVSMKEIVKKYTGIDFDSFSGDFEAAKKAFKRINVEFPTKVNTMGRLLNEVFEQKVESELIEPTFVFDYPVEISPLARAHQDNKEMVQRFELFIVGRELANAFSELIDPVDQRERMQLQQSLRDEGDLEAHCIDEDFLNALEIGMPPTGGLGIGIDRLIMLITNSPSIRDVIPFPLLKPEKNSNKNEKLPLNEVK
- the rpaB gene encoding response regulator transcription factor RpaB, whose amino-acid sequence is MSKARILVVDDEPAVLKVLVTRLQLAGYQVYSATNGEEALESFHRDSPDLIVLDVMLPKMDGFAVCRRIRAESVVPIIFLTALEAISERVAGLDLGADDYLSKPFSPKELEARIATILRRMGPTVSVTETKEVPSGKGVMKFGSLVVDTNRRQVSRAGERISLTYTEFSLLELLFDEPGKVVPRAEILEQLWGYPPRRAADLRVVDVYVARLRGKLEPDPRNPELILTVRGIGYASQRVGETATSLAS
- the mreC gene encoding rod shape-determining protein MreC codes for the protein MFDIRRISNSRWWHKKKNWIFFGTFLLLLFIRISKGSVYKDIYYFISKPFWPGKFQKEVIIKSTNQELLINLNLLKKDNKRLREILSLQDTSIDDIISAAVISRKTGSWWRQIILNKGSKDGVEIGSIVIGPGGLLGRVNNTSLFTASVILLTSPESKVGVWLDRIQINGLLVGVGDDYPSLILYTKNADIKVGDFVSSSPASTLLPPNIPIGIIQSVDKPSKAKKTAKISLLANPYAIDWVQILKVKI
- a CDS encoding rod shape-determining protein, with the protein product MIFNRFKFSRDIGIDLGTANTLIHVSGKGVVLQEPSVVAMDLEEGIPLAVGKEAKLMLGRTPGNIRAVRPLRDGVIADFDAAEQMIKTFIQKCNEGKGIVAPRIVIGIPSGVTSVERRAVREAGLAGAREVHLIDEPVAAAIGASLPVTEPIGTMIVDIGGGTTEVAVLSLGGTVLSESVRIAGDEINESIALYLKKVHNLVVGERTAEDIKIKIGSAFPDDDFDKTTYEVRGLHLLSGLPRSVTLTSGEIREAMAETLSKIVEAVKRTLERTPPELAADIVDRGIMLAGGGALVRGINDLLSDETGIFTHIAENPLLCVVNGCGEVLDDFKKLKRVVDTPDFIRNAIRD
- a CDS encoding single-stranded DNA-binding protein; this translates as MEINTINLVGRAGREPDVRYFESGTIVANFTIAVNRRSRDEEPDWFNLEIWGKQAQIAADYVKKGSLIGITGSFKIDSWKDKNTGEDRYKPVVRVDRLNLLGSRKDSENNQYTSSSNSSEIPF
- a CDS encoding DedA family protein yields the protein MNLIPENFLTSIPDFISLAVEKNATIAYLTICLAMFLENVIPPIPSEIIMPLGGFFVYQQKLNFFILVFWGLFGTLLGSLPWYYLGRLVNEKKLSNFLDKKGKYLGISSNDLAKSKRWFEKYGVSLVFWGRLVPGIRTLISVPAGIELMPLRKFLIWTTFGSLIWVVILTYAGYLFGENYPVIETYLDQIKYVVKPILVLIFLYFFIKLLIRIIKRNKA
- the ahcY gene encoding adenosylhomocysteinase, encoding MVIANSIKTTVPSFVISDISLSNFGRKEIKIAETEMPGLMALRDKYKNEKPLKGAKIAGSLHMTIQTAVLIETLVDLGAQVKWASCNIFSTQDHAAAAIADQGIPVYAKKGETLDEYWQYTHYILDWGSDSPNMILDDGGDATGLLILGSKAEKDLSVLDNPNNEEEIALFNSIKSKLQIDGSFYSRIKSKIIGVTEETTTGVARLYQLQKQNALPFPAINVNDSVTKSKFDNLYGCRESLVDSIKRATDVMIAGKVALVMGFGDVGKGSAQSLRGLGAIVKVAEVDPICALQAAMEGYSVVRLDDVVEDIDIFVTATGNYQVITHENLVKMKDEAIVCNIGHFDNEIDVASLKKYSWENIKPQVDHITLPSGNKIILLAEGRLVNLGCATGHPSFVMSNSFTNQVLAQIELFNKSDQYAKEVYVLPKHLDEMVARLHLDKIGAKLTKLTKKQADYINVSVDGPYKPELYRY